The following proteins come from a genomic window of Maniola hyperantus chromosome 8, iAphHyp1.2, whole genome shotgun sequence:
- the Cda4 gene encoding chitin deacetylase 1, protein MSICRVNSVRTTMAAYMRIILFCAIYVNVNCQKEKEAEEYVCPEGPKGNGNFADPATCRRFYQCVDGFPYMNRCPSGLYFDDISKYCTFKVEARCGPIATTPAPITEAPLDLATKCDTAECELPYCFCSKDGTLIPGGLEPEDTPQMIMLTFDGAVNLNNFDLYKKVFNGKLRNPNDCPVRGTFFLSHEYSNYAMVQSLAHDGHEIATGTISQQQGLQDKGYEEWAGEMIGMREILRKFANISRSEIVGARAPFLKPGRNTQFKVLEDFGYIYDSSVGVPPIPIPVWPYTLDYKIPHECKSGTCPTKSFQGLWEVPFNAHYVETYEGGHCPYLDQCVLHNHDSDEVLEWLQEDFSRYYDQNRAPYMMPFHTNWFQIKELEQGLHKFLQWASKLDDVWFVTVTQALTWITDPRPAKNVKTFDAWQCDKKDLPPKPCNLSNKCALPFKTSESNFTDTRYMETCAECPNQYPWLGDSGGTGIPGKDNYIPENLRK, encoded by the exons TAAATTGCCAGAAAGAAAAGGAAGCTGAGGAATACGTTTGTCCTGAAGGCCCTAAAGGCAATGGCAATTTCGCTGATCCAGCCACTTGCCGCCGCTTCTACCAA TGCGTGGATGGTTTCCCCTACATGAACAGATGCCCGTCTGGCCTGTACTTTGATGACATCAGCAAGTACTGTACTTTCAAAGTCGAAGCCAGATGTGGGCCGATTGCAACGA CTCCAGCCCCGATCACAGAAGCGCCGTTAGACCTAGCGACAAAGTGCGACACGGCGGAATGCGAGCTGCCGTACTGTTTTTGTTCGAAGGACGGCACTCTCATTCCAGGCGGGCTAGAACCCGAGGAT ACTCCGCAAATGATAATGCTCACGTTTGATGGCGCCGTTAATTTGAATAACTTTGATTTGTACAAGAAAGTTTTTAATGGGAAATTGCGTAATCCAAACGACTGCCCGGTTCGCGGCACTTTCTTCTTATCTCACGAATACAG TAACTATGCTATGGTACAATCGCTCGCACACGATGGTCACGAA ATAGCAACGGGGACGATATCCCAGCAGCAAGGTCTCCAAGACAAAGGTTACGAAGAGTGGGCGGGCGAGATGATCGGTATGCGAGAGATCCTCCGAAAATTCGCTAACATCTCACGCTCAGAGATCGTTGGAGCGCGCGCCCCATTCCTGAAGCCTGGCAGAAATACGCAATTTAAG GTCTTGGAAGACTTCGGGTACATTTACGACAGCTCAGTGGGCGTGCCTCCTATACCGATCCCGGTCTGGCCTTACACGCTCGACTACAAGATCCCACACGAGTGCAAGTCCGGCACATGCCCTACGAAGTCATTCCAAG GTCTGTGGGAGGTGCCGTTTAACGCCCATTACGTCGAAACCTATGAAGGTGGACACTGCCCCTACTTGGACCAATGTGTACTGCACAATCATGACTCCGATGAG GTTCTAGAATGGCTACAAGAAGATTTCAGCAGATACTACGACCAAAACAGAGCGCCGTACATGATGCCTTTCCACACGAACTGGTTCCAGATTAAGGAGCTCGAACAAGGCCTGCATAAATTCCTTCAGTGGGCATCTAAGTT ggatgACGTATGGTTCGTGACCGTGACACAAGCTCTCACGTGGATAACAGATCCACGCCCCGCAAAGAATGTTAAAACCTTTGACGCGTGGCAATGCGACAAGAAGGACCTGCCTCCGAAGCCTTGCAACCTGTCCAACAAGTGCGCGCTGCCCTTCAAGACTTCAGAGTCCAACTTCACCGACACACGCTACATGGAGACTTGCGCTGAATGCCCTAACCA GTATCCATGGTTAGGAGACTCAGGTGGAACAGGCATTCCTGGAAAAGACAACTACATACCCGAGAACCTCAGAAAGTAA